In Vicingus serpentipes, the DNA window TATCAACAATTTGTTTCATTTTTTTTTCACTTAATATTTTCATTCAATATTTTTCATATATTGCAGGCTAGTCATTATCAACCTAAAACACATATTGAGATGTCTGATAAAGTAAAATATGAATTAGAGTTTGTGATTAAATCTTCACCAAGCTTATTGTATAGTTATATAGCAACACCTAGTGGTTTAGGCCAATGGTTTGCCGACAATGTTAACTCTAGAGGAGAACTATTTACATTTATTTGGGATGGTGCAGAAGAGCAAGCAAAATTAGTGAGTAAAAAAACAAACTCATCAGTTAAGTTTAAGTGGGTTGCAGATGAAGATCCTGAAACTTATTTTGAACTTAAAATACAAATAGATGATTTAACAAAAGATGTTGCCTTAATGGTTACAGATTTTGCTGAAGAAGACGAAGTAGATGAAGCTAAACAATTATGGGAAGCACAATTGGATAATTTACATTCAATTATCGGTTAAATTTTACCTTCCTCAATAAGTAAGACTATTCGCTCAATCATTTCATCTTCCTCATTTACTTGAGGATTGTATCGCGATTTTAAATTGGCACTATATAATCGTGCTACACCTTGATAAACAAAGGCTTTAAATCCACCACGCATTTCTTTTATAATGTCGTAAGTAGATTCGCCTGTTTCCCTATCAATTAATTTTACTAAAACCCTACCCTGCGTTACCGACATTTTTTTAATAACGTCGGTAAATTCCTCTTTCAATTCTTTTTCTCTTTGTTTTAATAAAAGTCTTCGCTTACGTTTCGATTTTATTTTCATCAACTCCTCATTGTATTTATTCAATTTAGCAGAAGCTAACTTTGCATAAGGATAAACTTTAAGAACATGGTAGCGTAATCGTCTAAACTCTTTATCCTTATCGGCATCGCCATAAGGTCTAACTCCTACAATACGCACTGGAGAAAAAGTATAGGCATATGTTGTATCTCCATCCACAACAAAAGCTTGAACAACAGTTCCATCTGGACGTTTTTTCTCCACAACTTGAAAATTAGTGGTGTCGGTATTTTTTAAGCTATCTGCTTTAGTTAAGTTTTGAGCAAAAGCAAAACCACTTAAAAGTAATAAGGTAAATAATATGTATTGTTTCTGTTTCAGGGTATTAATTTTAAATTAAAATTAGAACTTTACATTCAATTATTTATAAATGGCTTTAACTAAGGACGAAATACATCTATTATTAGAAGAAAAATACGACCAATTTAATCGGGTTTCTTTTATCGAGTCTGACCCAATTTCTATACCACATCTGTTTTCTAAAAAAGAAGACATTGAAATTGCTGGTTTTATAAGTGCTACTATAGCTTGGGGGCAACGCAAAACAATTATAAAAAATGCCAACCAGTTTGTTGAGTTCATGGATATGGAACCTTTTGATTTTGTAATGAACCATAGTCAAAAAGAATTAAATCGTTTTGCAGATTTTAAACATCGTACGTTTAATAGCATTGATGCGCAATATTTTATTACTGCCTTAAAACATATTTACACCATTCATGGAGGTTTAGAGCAAGTTTTTGCTAAACACCCTAAAAATATGCAGCTTAGTATTTCTAATTTTAAACGTGTATTTTTTGAAGAGAACCATCCTCAACGAACTCAAAAACATATTTCCGATCCATTAAAAAATTCGGCTGCAAAGCGAATTAACATGTATTTGCGCTGGATGGTAAGAAAAGATAAAAGAGGAGTAGATTTTGGTTTGTGGAATAAAATTGATGCAAAAGATATTATGTGTCCATTAGATGTCCATTCTGGTAATGTTGCTCGAAAACTAGGTTTATTAACCCGAACACAAGACGATTGGAAAGCAACAATTGAATTAACTGATAGTTTAAAACAATTTGATATTAACGACCCTATTAAATATGACTTTAGTTTATTTGGCTTGGGAGTTTTTGAAAAATTTTAAATGAAACAAAATCAAGGAATAGCACATTTAGCTAGTATTTTTGTTTTACCTGTTTTGGTGATATCAATTTTTTATGCGCCAATTTGGTTGAAAATTATTTTAGTCTTTATATTAATAGCAGCTGCTATTTATTTATGGAAAAACATTATAAAAAAATGACACTAGATTACTTACAAATTGTAAATCAATTAGAAATGCTTCCCCATCCAGAAGGTGGTTATTATAAAGAAGAATACAGAAGTAAAGACATTATTCCAAATGCAGCTTTACCTCAATTTTCTGGTGATCGAAATTTTTGTACAAGCATCTATTTTTTATTGACTTCTGAAAATTTTTCGGGCTTTCATCGAATTAAGCAAGACGAAATATGGCATTTTTATAGCGGTTCTCCCCTAGCTGTTCATGTTATTGATGAAGAAGGAATTTATACCAAACACATTATTGGCATGGACATCTTAGATGGTAAATACCCACAATTAACAGTGCCTGCAAATTGTTGGTTTGCCTCTAGCGTTGTTAACGAAAACGATTATTCGTTTGTAGGTTGTACCGTTGCTCCTGGTTTCGATTTTGATGATTTTGAATTAGCTAAAAAAGAAGAACTTTCAGCTATTTACCCTCAACATAAAAGTATTATAGAAAAATTAACGAGAATTTAAGCAAATTCAGATAAGGTTAACCATCTATCAGTTTTTTCATCTAATTGAGCCGTAATTTCCCCCAGTTCTTGCGTTAATCTTAATAATTCTTCATGATCAGAAACACTATTTACTAGTTGCTCATTTAATTTCTCTTTTTGTTCTTCTAGTTTTGGTATTTCCTTTTCAAGGTTTTCAAACTCTAGCTTTTCTTTGTAAGCCAGTTTAGTTTTAGGTTGTTCTTTTACTACTTGTTTCGGCGCCTCAACTTTTACAGGTTTTATCTTAGCTTGTTCTTCTAATTCTTTTCTATCGTTTCTGTAGTCAGTATATTTTCCTAAATAATCTTTTATTTTTCCATCTCCCTCAAACACGAATAAATGATCAACCAACTTATCCATAAAATACCTGTCGTGAGTAACTACAATTAAACATCCTTGAAAATCATTTAAAAAATCTTCTAACACATTCAATGTCATCACATCCAAATCGTTGGTTGGCTCATCTAAAATTAAAAAATTTGGGTTTTTCATTAAGATGGTCAACAAATACAATCTTCTTCGCTCTCCCCCACTCAGCTTTGCAACCATGTTGTAATGCATATCTTTTGTAAACAAAAACTTTTCTAGCATTTGAGCAGCAGTCATTACTTTGCCTTTTGCCAATGGAATAATTTCGGCAATATCTTTTATGGTATCTATTACTCGTTTATCATCTTTTAAATTGATACCATTTTGAGTATAATAACCATAAACAACTGTTTCACCAGTATCAATTCCCCCTGAATCTGGTTGTTGAAGACCAGTTAGCATATCCAAGAATGTAGATTTACCCACTCCATTTTTACCAACTATTCCAACTTTTTCAAATCGCTTAAATACATAACTAAAATCTTCTAAAATCGTTAAATCGCCAAAGGCCTTTTTAACATGATTTAGTTCTAATATTTTACTTCCTAATCGGGTAACATTTACTTCAATATCAACTTTACTTTTATCTAATTTTTGATGTGCTGTTGCTTCTGTTTTATAAAAAGATTCTTCTCTAGATTTTGCTTTTGTGCCCCTTGCTTTTGGCATCCTACGCATCCACTCTAATTCCTTCTTATAAAGATTTTTAGCTTTATCTACATGTGCTTCAAAATTCTCTATCCGTTCTTCTTTCTTTTCTAAGTAATAAGAGTAGTTACCATTGTATTTATACAATGATTTATTATCAAACTCAATAATTTCGTTACACACACGCTCTAAAAAATACCTATCGTGGGTAACCATTAAAATAGTCACATTTTCTTTCGTTAAATACCCTTCCAACCATTCAATCATATCCAAATCAAGATGATTGGTTGGCTCATCAAGAATAATAAAATCAGGCTCTTCTATTAAAACTTGTGCTAAAGCAATTCGCTTTAGCTGCCCACCTGATAATTCTCCAATTTTACGTTCTAAATCATGGATATTTAATTGACCTAAAATCTGCTTTATTCTAACTTCATAATCCCATGCTTTAAGAGTATCCATCTGCTCAAATGCTTTTTGCATTCTGTCATTATCATCCGGATTAAGAACCGCTTTTTCGTACTCTTTAATGGCTTCAATTTCACCAGAAGTAGATTTAAAAATGGTTTCACTAATGGTGTGCTGGTCTTCAAACTCTGGAGTTTGATGTAAATAACCAATTTTTATATCATTACGAAAAACTACATTTCCAGAATCATAACCTTCTTTACCAGCTAATATCTTTAAAAAGGTAGACTTACCCGTTCCATTTTTAGCTATAAAAGCTACTTTTTGACCTTTGCTTATTCCAAAGGTTATGTTTTCAAACAACACTCTATCGCCATACGATTTAGTTAATGCTTCAACTGAAAGATAATTCATCTTTAATACTAGTTTTAATGAGTGTTGGATTTGGGTAAGCTTATTTCTTTTTCAAAACTCTATCTAATGATAAAGCAGCAAAATCATAATTTGAATTTATTTCTAACGCTTTTCTATAGTCTAATTCAGCTTGATCAAAATTGCCTAATTGCTCATGACATAAACCTCTATTATAATAAGCTTCAAAATAATTTTTATCAGAGCCTATTGCTTCTGTATAAAAACCTATTGCTAAATCATAAACTTTCAAATACTCTTGATGAATATACCCTAAATTAAATAACGCTTCTCTGAATGGCTTTATAGCAATAATTTTATGGTAGGTTTCTATTGCTTCATTATATTCTCCATGTTCTTGACACCATAAGCCATAATGATACAAGGCTTCTGGACTTTCTGGTTTAATTCTAAGGGCATTTTTAATGTAGCCTTTTGCCAAGTCATTATCTTGATTGAAGTGTAAAACACCTAATTGAATATATGCATCATAATAATTACTTTCTTGCTCTACTGCTGTAATAAAACTTGAAATAGCTTTCGTTGTATCTTGCTGTTCATAAAAAACCATACCTTTTAAATAGTAAGCTTCAGCAGAATACATGTTTCTTTTTAAAGCAGCGTCAGCATATTCTATTGCTTGCTCATAATTTTGAATAATAAAAGCTAGCCATCCTAATTCTATTCTAGCCTGAACATTATTATTATCAATAAATAAACATCTATCCAAAGTTCTTTTTGCATTCTGAAAATCATCAACTTTCTTTTGCATTTCAGCTTTTAATAAATAAAATTCAGGTAACAATGAATCAATTTTTATTGCTCTATCAATATCTTCTATCGCGTAAAGAACTTCATCATATTGCTCATACATCTGAGCTCTTTTCATGTATAAATTAGGATTGTTTGGGTCTGCTTTTAATTGTTCATTAATAACCTCAAATGCTGCATTTTTATAAGCTGTTAATGAATCAACTTCAACCTTTTCATTCTCTCCATTTTTTGGTTTAACAGTTTCATTACACGAATAAAATAAAATGGATGATACTAAAACAATAAAACTAAAAATTCTCATAATTAATTAAATAAAAAAGTCCCGCAAATGCGGGACTCAAAGTTAAGTATAAAAACGAAACTTATTCTGGATTTATTTCTGCAACAATTTTTTGTTCGATTTCTTCCATTAACTCAGGATTATCTAATAGTAATTGTTTTACTGCATCTCTTCCCTGACCTAATTTTGTGTCGCCATAGCTAAACCAACTTCCTGCTTTTTTAACAATATTTTTTTCTACTCCTATATCTATAATCTCTCCCACTTTAGATATTCCAGCACCATACATAATATCAAATTCAGCTTTACGGAAAGGTGGAGCTACTTTGTTTTTCACAATTTTAACTCTAGTTCTGTTCCCTACAACTTCGTCACCATCTTTAATTTGCGAAGCTCTTCTAACATCAATACGAATAGAAGCATAAAATTTAAGTGCATTACCACCAGTTGTAGTTTCTGGATTTCCAAACATTACTCCAATTTTATCTCTTAACTGGTTAATGAATATAGCAGTACAATTTGCTTTGTTAATTGAACCTGTTAATTTTCTTAGGGCCTTTGACATTAAACGAGCTTGTAAGCCCATTTGAGAATCTCCCATTTCACCTTCAATTTCAGCTTTTGGAGTTAAAGCAGCTACAGAATCGACTACAATAATATCGACTGCCCCAGAACGAATTAGATTATCAGCAATTTCCAAAGCTTGCTCTCCATTATCAGGCTGAGATATTAATAAGTTTTCGACATCTACACCTAATGCAGCAGCATAAAATTGGTCAAAAGCATGTTCAGCATCAATAAATGCAGCAATACCACCTTTTTTCTGACATTCGGCAATAGCATGGATAGCTAAAGTTGTTTTACCAGATGATTCTGGCCCATATATTTCTACTATTCTTCCTTTTGGATAACCTTTAATACCTAAAGCTAAATCTAAAGTTAACGATCCCGAAGGAATTACATCTACATCTAAAACTGGAGCATCCCCAAGTTTCATTACAGTTCCTTTTCCATAGGTTTTTTCTAACCTATCCATCGTTAATTGTAGTGCTTTTAATTTTTCTGTGTTTACTTCAGCCATGTGTATATTTTTTTAAAACTTACCTTTAATTATTTTTAACTCTACAAATATAAGTCAAAAAACCTACAATATGTAGTTTTTTGAAATTATTTTAAAAAACCTAATAAAATCAATAAGTTCAGTACTATTAAAATACAATAAAATTGAGATTTAAAACAAAATCAAGAACTTTTAAATCTAATTCAACTCTTCTAATATTTGCTCAGTATGGTTTTTTGTTTTTACTTTTTCAATAACTTTTTCAATAATTCCTTCTTCATTAATAACAAAAGTAGTTCGGTGAATTCCATCGTAAGTTTTTCCCATAAATTTTTTAGGTCCCCAAACTCCATAAGCATTAATTACTTTTTTATCGACATCTGCCAATAAAGTAAATGGCAAATCATATTTCTCAATAAAACGATTGTGTTTTTTCTCATCATCAGCACTTACACCAACCACTTCAAATCCTTTTTTTATAAGATCACTATAATTATCTCTTAAATTACAAGATTCTACTGTACAACCAGGAGTTAAATCTTTAGGATAAAAATAAAGTATTACTTTTTTTCCTTTAAATTCTGATAAATGACGTACAATTCCATTTTGGTCAGCAACTCCAAAATCTGGAGCTTTATCTCCTTCTTTCAACATATTCATAGTTTAATTTTTATTTAGGTTAAAATTAGAAATTATAGCTGAAATAAAACATTAATTTACTGTGTTCGTTTACTTAATAAAACACTGTTTATGAAAAAACAATTTTTAAGTCTTGTCATAATTTTTAGTCTTTCGAATTTTGTAATAAGTCAAAATACATTTTTCACACAATTATCAGATGCTGGAATTGAACTTACTCAACAAAATATAACTTATGATCCAAGTTACTTTTCTATAGATTATCCAAATGGAGATGTTCCTGAAGGAAAAGGCGTATGCACAGATGTAATTATTAGAGCATATAGAAAATTAAATATCGACTTGCAAAAAGAAGTACATGAAGATATGATAGCTAATTTTAATAAATACCCTAAAAATTGGGGGCTATCAAAAACTGATGAAAATATCGATCACAGAAGAGTTCCAAACTTAATGGTGTTTTTTTCAAAGTTTGGAAAAGTTAAAAGTACTTCTAGAAATGCTAAAGATTATTTGCCTGGAGATATTGTTTGTTGGAACTTAGGTGGTGGAACTACACACATTGGTTTAGTGGTTAACAAAAAATCTGATGATGGAAAAAGATACTTAATTGTTCATAATATAGGGAACGGCCAAGAGCTATCAGATTGTTTGTTTGATTACAAAATAATTGGACATTACAGCTATATGAAGTAAACTATAAAATCGATGTCGATTTCTTAGTAAAATAGATAGCGCCTAGAACTCCAAAAGTCATAAACAAAATAGCTATTATTTGAGCTTGAGAAAGGGTTAATCCTAAAACATCATATAATGGATTTATTCTAATAAACTCGATAAAGAATCTTTCTAAACCATTAAAAGCTAAATAAATTGAAAACATTACTCCTGGTGCTGATATTTTTTTTCGAATAGACCATAATATACCAAAAATTATAAAAGCCATTATGGTTTCATAAAACGGTGTCGGCCATGCTTTTCCTGTAATACTTTCCAATCCCATTTGCATAAAATCTTGTTGAAGATTTATTCCTAAAACATTATTATGATAATCGAAAGCCCACATCCACTCAGGTAAAAAGCTAATAGCATTGGGCATTGGTAAATCATTTGGCATTCCCCAATCTCCATCTCCTGAAAGTTGACAACCAATTCGTCCAATACCATAAGCTAACATTAAAGCTGGAGCACTAGAATCAACTACATGTAAAATTGAAAGTCCTTTTTTCTTGGCAAAATAAATTACCGCTCCACCACCAACAATCAATCCGCCATAAATACTCAAACCACTTCCAGCAAAAATTACATCAATCGGGTTATCAATTAACCGAGGGATATCTTCTATCATATCAAACAACTTAGCACCTATTATACCGCCAATAGCGGCAATAAATGTCATTGTTCCAACTAATTGATATGGATGTACTGTTTCTTTAACAATTATTGGCTCTGGCAATCGTTGCTTTTCTCCTTCCCTATATCTTAAATAAGCTAAAATTGCCGCAAACACAACCCCTCCTAATAAATTACCCTGAGAAGACAACATAAATCCTTGTGGATCAGCCGCCATTTTATCATAATGTAATATCCCTTCAAGTAGTTTAAATCCAATTAAAAAACCAAACAAAGCATTACTAAGTAATTCTGTGACACTAGCTTTCTCTCCTTTTACAACATCTCTTTCAAAAGAAAAAACAAGTTTGTTTTCTTCTTTTCGTTTCATTTCTAAAACAAAAAATTGATGAGCTATAATAAATGCAATAGCCACCATAAAGCCAAACATAGGAAATGGAAGGACGATGTTAGTTCCCAAAAAATAGTTGATTAAATCTGATAAAAATGGAAACATAATTTAGTTTAAAATTTGATTTTGAACATTTAATAAATTAACTTCAACAACACCTTCAAAATCTACTTTTTCCAATTTTACTTCTTGTATTGTATTTTCTAAATCAACATTATAAGGCACTTTAACTTTTACATAGTTTTCTGTAAAACCATTTAAGAATCCTTCATGTTCTTCGCTTTCAAATAAAACAGTTGCAGTTGAACCAATATTTTCAGCATAAAACTGTCTTTTCTTTTTTTCAGATAAAATATGAAGCATTTTACTTCGATCACTTCGAACCGATTTTGGTACTACTTCACTCATTTTGTTAGCTGTCGTATTTTGTCTTTCAGAATAAGTAAATACATGTAAATAAGAAACTGGCAATTCATTTAAAAAATTATAAGTCTCTAAAAAGTCTTCCTCAGTTTCTCCTGGAAATCCAACAATAACATCTACTCCAATACAACAGTGTGGCATTAGTTTTTTTATTGTACCAACCCTATCAGCATATAATTCTCTTTTATACTTCCTTCGCATTGCTTCTAATATTTTATTAGAACCTGATTGTAATGGAATATGAACATGTGGCATGAATTTGTTCGAATTACTTACAAATTCAATGATTTCATTAGCTAATAAATTAGGTTCGATAGATGATATTCTAAATCGTTCTATTCCCTCTACCTTATCCAATTCTTTTACTAAATCAAAAAAGTTTTCTCCTTCCCCTTGTCCAAAATCGCCAATATTAACTCCTGTTAATACAACTTCATTAATATTTGAATTAGCAACTTCTCTTGCTACCTTTATTGTTTCTTCTACTGAGTTATTTCTACTTTTTCCTCTAGCTAAAGGAATTGTGCAAAACGTACAGAAATAATCACATCCATCTTGAATTTTCAAAAAAGATCGAGTTCTATCTCCCTTTGAATAAGAAGGGATAAAATCTTTTACTTCTTTTATTTTAGAAGCATGAACTTCGGCAGTATCTTTTTTAGTAATGGATGAAAAATGCTCTACAATTTTAAATTTTTCAGAAGCTCCAAGCACCATATCCACACCTTGAATTTGAGCTATCTCTTCTGGCTTTAGTTGAGCATAACAACCAATAATAGCAATAAAAGCTTCTGGATTAACCTTTAAAGCTTTTTTAACCAATTGTTTACATTTTTTATCAGCATTTTCGGTAACCGAACAAGTATTGATAACATAAACATCAGGCGTTTCATTAAACTCAACACGAGCAAATCCTTCTTCTTCAAACATTCTAGCGATAGAAGATGTTTCAGAAAAATTTAGCTTGCATCCTAAAGTATATAATGAAACTTTTTTATTGGAAATCATAACTGCAAAATTAAAGCATTATGTTCAATTAGAAGCTTTGGTGAATGAATATTTACCTAACCAATACTAATTCAAATTTATTCACCTTTAAATTGGGATGATTGTTTTTAATTAATGTAGGTCGAATTGAAAAAACTCCATCTGAAGGAGGAATAAAATTACCTTCTAATTTGCCATAAAACTTCCAATGTGTAACTCCATCTAATTCGGTTTTTACCTCATCCAATTTTGGAGATGCCAATAATGGGTCTAGCCCTCCTTTTATAAGTTGTTCTTCTCCTCTATAAAACTCAAAATCCATAACCATTAATGGCAATTCAGTATATTCTATATCACAATCAATATATAAATCGATTTCTTGTTGCTTTTCACAATCAACTTGAATACTAACATTCTTATTTTTAAACACATCAACCCTTGCTATTTCTGATGTGCAAGAAAAAAAGATTATTATAAAAAAAATGAAAACTATGTACCCTTTATTTGAATTCATTGATAAATTGAATTATTTCATTTGCCAATTGGGGTACATTTTTTAAAGTAGGGTTAGAATAGGTCGCAATATTCTCTTCTTGATTTAATGGTGCTAATTTAAATACATGATTCATCCCTTCTATTAAAATTAGCTTACTCTTAGAATTAGCTTTATGCAACAAATCAGCATCTTCTTTTGACACTTGAATATCAGTTGTTCCTTGTATTATTAATGAAGGAACTGAAAGTTTCGCAATTTCATGTGTTGGATTATATTTTATCCAAGAAATCATATAGGGTTGAACCGAAGGTCGAAATATTGAAAACAGCATTGGATTTATATCCCCAACGGTATCTCCCTCTTTTAATTTATCAAAAACACGATTTACTTCTTCTTTAATTAAATCTGGTTGAGTTTCTAGTTGCTTTTTTATAATTTCATCTGCAGGTATTCCTGTTCCTGCAATTGAAATAAAACCAGCTGTATTAGTTTTTTGAGCTACTATCATTCCAATTAAAGAACCCTCGCTATGCCCTATAATAATTACTTTTTTAAATCTATATTCTTGCGTTAATAATTCTACCCAATTAATAACATCATCAATATAAATTTCAAACCGAAGATCTTCCTCTTTAACAATTGCATCCGCACTTTCTCCAATACCTCTTTTGTCAATTCTTAATGAAGGAATTTCTTTTGCAATTAAATCTTCAGCTAAATATTTTAAGGAGTTGTTTTTCCCTTTAATCATTAATGAATTCCCATCTCTATCTGTTGGTCCAGATCCAGGAATAATTAAAACAACTAAATAGTCATTAGCTGGAGAAGTAAGAAGTGTTCCGTAAAGATTTACATTATTATAATTTAGCTCTATTTCTTGTTCTTTAAAATTTTGAGAAAAAGAGAATTGTGAACTAAAAATTGCTATAAAAAAAAGGATTTTTTTCATCTTACTATTTTCCACTTCCTTTTACAACTATCATTACAGTATAGATTAATATTTTAAAATCAACTAGTAAAGACATGTTTTCAATGTAAATGATATCAAATTTTAATCGTTCAATCATTTCATCAACATTCTCTGCATAACCGTACTTAACTTGCCCCCATGAAGTTATTCCTGGAGTAACTTTCAGTAAATGATTATAATGAGGTGCTTCTTTTACAATTTGATCAATAAAAAATTGTCTTTCAGGTCGAGGTCCAACCAAACTCATATCGCCAATTAGTACATTATAAAATTGAGGAATTTCATCAAGTCTGACTTTACGCATAAAACGTCCAAACTTAGTAATTCTCATATCCTTTTGGCTAGATAATGCTGGCCCATCTTTCTCAGCATCTTCACACATCGATCTAAATTTATGAATCATAAAAGGTTTTCCATGTATTCCTATGCGTTCTTGAGAGAAAAAAGCAGGTCCTTTAGAAGTTGAAATAACAATTATAGCCGTAAAAAGATATAATGGAGAAAATACTATTAAGACAATTAAAGAAACTACCACATCGATAATTCTCTTCATTATTTTTTGCCATTGAGGCATTATTTCTTTTGTAATTACAATTAAGGGGGTTCCAAAAATTGAAGACATTTTAACTGATCCCGAAAGTATATCATACATATCAGGAATAATCTTAATAATAACTGGCAAACCTTCTAAAACAGTAATAATATTACCTAAACTTTTATGTTCAGAAGATTCTACTGCAATGATCACTTCCTCTATTTGATTTGTTTCGATAGTTGTTCTAAGATTTACACAATTACCTAGATGAGGCAAAAAATCACTAAGCATAAACTTTTCACTTTCATCATTTACATGAGTAAAGCCTACTAAACGATTTCCTGAAGAATGTTTTTGATTTGTTATTTCTTTATATAAATCAACAGCATTTTGATTTGCACCAATAATTAAAGTATTGAATCCAATTTTTCTGTTTTTAATCCTAATCCCAGTATAGGTAGTTAGAATTAACCTGAATATTACTGTAATTGAAAAATGATATGTAAATAAAGTAAAATATGATTTATAATATTGCTTATAAGAAGCTATCTCATCATCTAAAATAACTACAAAAAACAAAATTAAAGTTCCAATAATTGAGATTAAAAATGTTTGTCCAAATTCTTTTAATCTTGATTTTCGATATATATTTTTATAAGTTCCTGTAATAAAATAAAGTACTAACCAAAACAAAGGAATAACCGCTAAAGCATAATAAAAGTTTTGATCAAATGAAATTGAGATTTCATATCCGAACTTTGCAGGTTCTACATAAGATTTTCGATAAATAAAAAACAAAGCCCAAGTGATAGCAGCTGCAATAACATCTAATGCTACATATTTTAATGCATGCAGTTTTTTATTCATTATAAGTGAATCAGTTTTAAATTATCAATTTTAAAATCAGGTTCTTGAAGATTATTCTGAAATCCAAAGAAAATTTTATAATCGTTAGAAGCTGGTCTAGTTTGTATTGCTTCCGTAAAATTTAAATAAATTTTATTCCAGCTACTTGAAGTGTTTAAATAAAATAATCCCAATTGTTCTGAATCAGCATACAAACCAACCAAAACAGGTTTATTTGTTTTAAAATTTAATTCTAAGAAAACTGGACTACCGAATCTTGGTAATGTGGAGAATCCTGGGGTGTTACATTCAAAAAAATCCATTAGCGGAGTTAATACAACTTCTCCAGCATAACTACCTTCAAATACATCTGAGGTAGTTTTATTCATTACTGTGTCTGAAATTACATTGTATAAAAAAGGTAAACTAGCAGACTCAAAATCTTCCATCCAATAAAAAGTTGTACCGGAAGTATAAGTTGTTGTAGGATTAATTTCTATAGTTTTCTCTTTTTCTAATTGAATTTGCTTTGAGTAGCCATTATAAAATAAATAACGTTCTCTACGTTCAGCAATACCATTCTCTTTAATTCCAGGGTAAACTTCTAATTTAAAGC includes these proteins:
- a CDS encoding tetratricopeptide repeat protein, coding for MRIFSFIVLVSSILFYSCNETVKPKNGENEKVEVDSLTAYKNAAFEVINEQLKADPNNPNLYMKRAQMYEQYDEVLYAIEDIDRAIKIDSLLPEFYLLKAEMQKKVDDFQNAKRTLDRCLFIDNNNVQARIELGWLAFIIQNYEQAIEYADAALKRNMYSAEAYYLKGMVFYEQQDTTKAISSFITAVEQESNYYDAYIQLGVLHFNQDNDLAKGYIKNALRIKPESPEALYHYGLWCQEHGEYNEAIETYHKIIAIKPFREALFNLGYIHQEYLKVYDLAIGFYTEAIGSDKNYFEAYYNRGLCHEQLGNFDQAELDYRKALEINSNYDFAALSLDRVLKKK
- a CDS encoding cupin domain-containing protein is translated as MTLDYLQIVNQLEMLPHPEGGYYKEEYRSKDIIPNAALPQFSGDRNFCTSIYFLLTSENFSGFHRIKQDEIWHFYSGSPLAVHVIDEEGIYTKHIIGMDILDGKYPQLTVPANCWFASSVVNENDYSFVGCTVAPGFDFDDFELAKKEELSAIYPQHKSIIEKLTRI
- a CDS encoding START-like domain-containing protein — encoded protein: MSDKVKYELEFVIKSSPSLLYSYIATPSGLGQWFADNVNSRGELFTFIWDGAEEQAKLVSKKTNSSVKFKWVADEDPETYFELKIQIDDLTKDVALMVTDFAEEDEVDEAKQLWEAQLDNLHSIIG
- a CDS encoding DUF4294 domain-containing protein yields the protein MEKKRPDGTVVQAFVVDGDTTYAYTFSPVRIVGVRPYGDADKDKEFRRLRYHVLKVYPYAKLASAKLNKYNEELMKIKSKRKRRLLLKQREKELKEEFTDVIKKMSVTQGRVLVKLIDRETGESTYDIIKEMRGGFKAFVYQGVARLYSANLKSRYNPQVNEEDEMIERIVLLIEEGKI
- a CDS encoding TIGR02757 family protein, yielding MALTKDEIHLLLEEKYDQFNRVSFIESDPISIPHLFSKKEDIEIAGFISATIAWGQRKTIIKNANQFVEFMDMEPFDFVMNHSQKELNRFADFKHRTFNSIDAQYFITALKHIYTIHGGLEQVFAKHPKNMQLSISNFKRVFFEENHPQRTQKHISDPLKNSAAKRINMYLRWMVRKDKRGVDFGLWNKIDAKDIMCPLDVHSGNVARKLGLLTRTQDDWKATIELTDSLKQFDINDPIKYDFSLFGLGVFEKF
- a CDS encoding ABC-F family ATP-binding cassette domain-containing protein, with product MNYLSVEALTKSYGDRVLFENITFGISKGQKVAFIAKNGTGKSTFLKILAGKEGYDSGNVVFRNDIKIGYLHQTPEFEDQHTISETIFKSTSGEIEAIKEYEKAVLNPDDNDRMQKAFEQMDTLKAWDYEVRIKQILGQLNIHDLERKIGELSGGQLKRIALAQVLIEEPDFIILDEPTNHLDLDMIEWLEGYLTKENVTILMVTHDRYFLERVCNEIIEFDNKSLYKYNGNYSYYLEKKEERIENFEAHVDKAKNLYKKELEWMRRMPKARGTKAKSREESFYKTEATAHQKLDKSKVDIEVNVTRLGSKILELNHVKKAFGDLTILEDFSYVFKRFEKVGIVGKNGVGKSTFLDMLTGLQQPDSGGIDTGETVVYGYYTQNGINLKDDKRVIDTIKDIAEIIPLAKGKVMTAAQMLEKFLFTKDMHYNMVAKLSGGERRRLYLLTILMKNPNFLILDEPTNDLDVMTLNVLEDFLNDFQGCLIVVTHDRYFMDKLVDHLFVFEGDGKIKDYLGKYTDYRNDRKELEEQAKIKPVKVEAPKQVVKEQPKTKLAYKEKLEFENLEKEIPKLEEQKEKLNEQLVNSVSDHEELLRLTQELGEITAQLDEKTDRWLTLSEFA